The Arachis ipaensis cultivar K30076 chromosome B07, Araip1.1, whole genome shotgun sequence genome includes a window with the following:
- the LOC107606900 gene encoding E3 ubiquitin-protein ligase listerin isoform X1 produces the protein MDHKNFLDFLKSQRPAIRSATYNLLKSLIKNIPQVINDGNIKTLATAILGAFNEKETTCHRSMWDVILLFSRGFPDGWTSMNVQKGILNPFWNFLRNGCFGSQQISYPALVLFLDSVPPKSIEGDKFFPEFFKNLWIGKRTSLSTDRTAFFQAFKECFLWSLKNASRFNDGVDSIRNFQVTLVDKVLVKHLWQDFLTAGNMEAYDIINSGKAADSSEETLNKKTVLNTKDPMPYLQELGKSLIEILSGIYVLDRNFMTVFVLELEKNYMGILQQASNVELIERIILFMSLLEQHAVVKGASWPLVYIVGPLLAKSFSIIRSSENKTSTKARLDLLLALLDDEYFSEQWSFIIDYVVNRSSPGCQPGVVDATHAAMLAMLLEKARNEIMNRKKRDYSGHKKGTHAEDWHHEHLESFAISICRSLPPFSASHVQFMCSLIGGSTEGNSTAFLSRSSLILIYKDILRKLISFIQVSPFLWVQNTASVLSDDAKLCVEDDSSLNIVEIAKFALEILDGSFFCLKTLDGESGLVSGILSAIFVIEWESNLIKALDDSLDDKSMIKTKARLSFGEFVCAFRNKLNVQFMKSLCLDSRKRLLNILIQSVRSAVFVEDELINERIISLCFTWVLQILEYVCLNEDEEQTLLHLLLSKGEMWPVFVVPSFSLTKASGHQKFVALIDKLITTIGIDKFILGYSMHKQSTLEVSQEGASPACLAAEILCTWRWPGNSAVSSFLPSLAAYAKRTISPQASLLDETLSILLDGALVYGCNDTKSYVTMWPVPVDEVEGIQAPFLRALVAFLSTLFKEKIWGAEKALSLLELLVNKLFIGEAVNTNCLNILPLLISILLEPLYNDMEPGRDAQPCSSEENFVQNTMIDWLERTLRLPPLVTWKTGQDMENWLQLVIACYPFSAIGGPQAIKPARSVSADERKLLYELFQKQRNVAGESAFVNQLPVVQMLLSELMVVSVGYCLNEFSDEDWDFLFSNLRSWIQSTVVKMEDVAENVNGLVDSSSDNLDLMYKKIEETVLISDPFPIKICENALLSFSLLLKQCKLQQAEEGDNLNTMKSEKLESVKDRILEGILRLLFCTGISEAIVNACFKEAASVIASSRVEYTYFWELVASCVINSSSQARDRAVKSVEFWGLSEGPISSLYAILFTSKPIPLLQFAAYFVLSNEPVISMAVVEDNVSNSDMYAGSDQELTIEEKVHLKQEISSMVEKAPFEVLEMDLLAQQRVNLFLAWSMLISHLCSLPSSSSLRERLIQYIQDSATSVILDCLFQHIPLDISMIQSLKKKDAELSGGLSEAASAATRAITTGSLFTSVESLWPVELVKISSLAGAMYGLMLRVLPAYVRGWFSDLRDRNTSAAIESFTRTCCSPPLIANELSLIKRENYSDENFSVSVSKAANEVVATYTKDETGMDLVIRLPASYPLRPVDVDCTRSLGISETKQRKWLMSMMLFVRNQNGALAEAIGIWKRNFDKEFEGVEECPICYSVIHTTNHSLPRLACKTCKHKFHSACLYKWFSTSHKSSCPLCQSPF, from the exons ATGGATCATAAAAATTTTCTAGACTTCCTGAAGTCACAAAGACCTGCTATCCGATCAGCTACTTATAACTTGTTGAAGAGcttaataaaaaatataccaCAGGTGATTAATGATGGAAATATAAAAACTCTTGCCACTGCAATTCTTGGTGCTTTCAATGAGAAGGAGACAACTTGTCATCGCTCGATGTGGGATGTAATATTACTTTTCTCTAGAGGATTCCCTGATGGTTGGACCTCCATGAATGTTCAGAAAGGCATACTGAATCCATTTTGGAATTTCCTTAGAAATGGGTGCTTTGGTTCCCAGCAGATTTCATATCCAGCTTTGGTTTTATTCTTGGATAGTGTGCCTCCTAAGTCTATAGAAGGGGATAAATTTTTTCCCGAGTTTTTCAAGAACTTGTGGATAGGAAAGAGAACTTCTCTATCTACAGATAGAACAGCATTTTTCCAGGCTTTCAAAGAATGTTTTCTTTGGTCACTGAAAAATGCGTCAAG ATTTAATGATGGAGTGGACTCAATCAGGAATTTCCAAGTCACTCTTGTTGATAAAGTCCTAGTAAAGCATTTATGGCAGGATTTCCTTACAGCTGGAAACATGGAAGCTTATGACATAATCAATTCAGGAAAAGCTGCAGATTCATCTGAGGAAACTCTTAACAAGAAGACAGTGCTGAATACGAAGGATCCAATGCCCTATTTGCAAGAGTTGGGAAAAAGCCTTATTGAAATCCTTTCAGGAATTTATGTGTTAGATAGGAATTTTATGACTGTTTTTGTTTTGGAACTTGAAAAGAATTACATGGGCATTCTTCAGCAAGCAAGTAATGTGGAGCTCATTGAACGGATCATCTTGTTCATGTCATTGCTGGAGCAACATGCAGTGGTTAAAGGTGCAAGTTGGCCGTTGGTCTATATTGTTGGACCATTGTTGGCAAAGTCTTTCTCGATTATTAGATCATCC GAAAATAAAACCTCTACCAAAGCCAGACTGGATTTGTTGTTGGCACTACTAGATGATGAATATTTTTCTGAACAATGGTCTTTCATTATCGACTATGTTGTTAACCGAAGTTCTCCTGGATGCCAACCTGGGGTGGTGGATGCCACCCATGCTGCAATGTTGGCTATGCTCCTTGAAAAAGCAAGGAATGAGATTATGAATAGGAAAAAGAGAGATTATTCAGGTCATAAAAAGGGCACTCATGCTGAAGATTGGCATCATGAACACTTGGAATCATTTGCTATTTCTATTTGCCGTTCTTTGCCTCCTTTTAGTGCTTCTCATGTGCAATTTATGTG CTCTCTTATTGGTGGTTCGACAGAAGGAAATTCTACAGCTTTTCTGTCGAGAAGTTCATTGATTCTCATCTACAAGGACATCCTCCGGAAATTAATAAGTTTTATTCAGGTTTCACCTTTTCTTTGGGTACAGAATACAGCTTCTGTGTTAAGCGATGATGCAAAGTTATGTGTGGAAGATGATAGTTCTCTCAACATTGTTGAGATTGCTAAGTTTGCTCTCGAGATACTTGATGGTAGTTTCTTTTGCCTAAAGACACTTGATGGGGAAAGTGGACTTGTATCAGGAATTCTGTCTGCAATCTTTGTCATTGAGTGGGAGTCTAATTTAATTAAAGCTCTTGATGATTCGCTTGATGACAAATCAATGATTAAAACGAAAGCCAGGTTGTCATTTGGTGAATTTGTGTGCGCTTTCCGCAATAAGTTAAATGTTCAATTTATGAaaagcctttgcttagatagccGCAAGAGGTTGTTGAATATCTTAATTCAATCAGTAAGGTCTGCAGTGTTTGTTGAAGACGAACTAATAAATGAGAGAATCATATCATTGTGCTTTACCTGGGTGCTTCAAATTCTTGAGTACGTCTGTTTGAATGAAGATGAGGAACAAACTCTGCTACATCTGCTGCTTAGCAAGGGTGAAATGTGGCCTGTGTTTGTGGTTCCAAGTTTCAGCTTGACAAAG GCTTCAGGACATCAGAAGTTTGTAGCATTAATTGACAAGTTAATCACGACGATTGGGATTGATAAGTTTATCCTGGGATATTCAATGCACAAGCAATCTACACTTGAAGTAAGTCAAGAGGGTGCCTCTCCTGCTTGTCTAGCTGCTGAAATACTATGTACATGGAGATGGCCAGGGAACAGTGCTGTGTCTTCTTTCTTACCTTCACTTGCTGCATATGCCAAAAGAACTATTTCTCCCCAGGCAAGCCTGTTAGATGAAACATTGAGTATCTTGCTTGATGGCGCTCTTGTTTATGGATGCAATGATACAAAGAGTTATGTTACTATGTGGCCAGTACCAGTTGATGAAGTGGAAGGCATTCAAGCACCATTCTTAAGAGCTCTTGTTGCCTTTCTGTCTACTTTGTTCAAAGAGAAGATATGGGGGGCAGAGAAGGCATTGAGTCTACTTGAGCTCCTTGTAAATAAGCTTTTCATTGGTGAAGCTGTTAATACAAATTGTCTTAACATTCTTCCTTTGCTTATAAGTATACTTCTAGAACCATTGTACAATGATATGGAGCCTGGCAGAGATGCTCAACCTTGTTCTTCAGAAGAAAATTTTGTCCAAAATACTATGATAGACTGGCTGGAGAGGACTCTAAGGCTCCCACCTTTGGTCACGTGGAAAACAGGACAAG ATATGGAAAATTGGCTTCAGTTGGTTATAGCATGTTACCCATTCAGTGCAATAGGTGGTCCTCAAGCGATAAAGCCAGCAAGAAGTGTCAGTGCTGATGAGAGGAAACTTTTGTATGAATTATTCCAGAAGCAAAGGAATGTTGCTGGTGAATCTGCATTTGTCAACCAGCTTCCAGTGGTCCAGATGCTGCTATCAGAACTAATGGTTGTTTCAGTAGGCTATTGCTTGAATGAATTTAGTGATGAAGATTGGGACTTCCTGTTTTCTAACCTAAGGTCTTGGATTCAATCAACAGTTGTTAAGATGGAGGATGTAGCTGAAAATGTAAATGGTCTTGTTGACAGTTCATCGGATAATTTAGATCTGATGTATAAGAAAATTGAGGAAACAGTTTTGATTTCAGATCcatttcctataaagatttgtgAAAATGCTCTGTTGTCATTTTCACTTCTCCTTAAGCAGTGTAAACTTCAACAAGCTGAAGAAGGAGATAATTTGAATACAATGAAATCAGAAAAATTGGAATCTGTTAAAGATCGAATTTTAGAGGGTATCCTTCGCCTATTATTTTGTACTGGCATTTCTGAGGCTATTGTAAATGCATGTTTCAAAGAAGCTGCATCAGTTATTGCATCATCACGTGTTGAATACACCTACTTCTGGGAATTGGTAGCTTCTTGTGTTATTAACTCCTCATCACAAGCTAGGGATAGAGCTGTGAAATCAGTGGAATTTTGGGGATTAAGTGAAGGTCCCATTAGCTCGTTGTATGCTATACTTTTCACTTCGAAGCCAATTCCTTTATTGCAGTTTGCTGCATATTTTGTTCTTTCAAATGAGCCCGTTATAAGCATGGCTGTCGTCGAAGATAATGTTAGTAACTCAGATATGTACGCGGGTAGTGACCAGGAATTAACCATAGAAGAAAAGGTCCATTTGAAACAGGAAATATCTTCCATGGTTGAAAAGGCACCTTTTGAGGTTCTTGAAATGGACTTACTTGCACAACAACGA GTAAACCTCTTCCTTGCTTGGTCAATGTTGATATCACATCTATGTTCATTGCCTTCATCATCATCTTTGAGGGAGAGACTGATCCAGTACATACAAGACTCTGCTACTTCAGTTATCTTAGATTGTCTTTTTCAGCATATTCCTCTAGATATTTCCATGATTcagagtttgaaaaagaaagatgcaGAGCTTTCTGGTGGTTTATCAGAAGCTGCAAGTGCTGCCACCCGTGCCATAACAACTGGTTCGTTGTTTACTTCTGTGGAATCTCTCTGGCCTGTtgaattggtgaaaatttcatCTCTTGCTGGTGCAATGTATGGCTTGATGCTTCGTGTTCTTCCTGCATATGTACGTGGTTGGTTCAGTGATTTGCGTGATCGTAACACTTCAGCTGCTATTGAATCCTTTACGAGGACTTGCTGTAGCCCTCCTCTCATTgcaaatgaattgtcattg ATTAAGAGGGAAAACTATTCTGATGAGAATTTCTCAGTTAGTGTAAGCAAAGCAGCAAATGAGGTGGTTGCTACTTACACAAAGGATGAAACGGGAATGGATTTAGTCATTCGCCTGCCAGCATCTTATCCGCTAAGGCCTGTAGACGTTGATTGTACAAGGAGCCTAGGGATAAGTGAGACCAAGCAAAGGAAATGGTTGATGTCAATGATGCTATTTGTTCGTAATCAG AATGGAGCTTTAGCAGAAGCTATAGGAATTTGGAAGCGCAATTTTGATAAAGAATTTGAAGGTGTTGAGGAGTGCCCAATCTGTTACAGTGTCATCCACACTACCAACCACAGCCTTCCTCGCCTTGCTTGCAAGACGTGCAAACACAAATTTCATTCTGCTTGTCTTTATAAATGGTTTTCAACTTCTCACAAATCGTCTTGCCCATTGTGTCAGTCTCCCTTCTGA
- the LOC107606900 gene encoding E3 ubiquitin-protein ligase listerin isoform X2: MDYNREVRRATHDTMTTLVVSIGRDLAPHLKTLMGPWWFAQFDPAYEVSQAAKRSLQAAFPAHEKRLDALILCTTEIFMYLEENLKLTPQNLSDKAVASDELEEIYQQVISSTLLALATLLDVLXXXXXXXXXXXXXXXXXXXXXXXXXAVSFAEKLLMDHKNFLDFLKSQRPAIRSATYNLLKSLIKNIPQVINDGNIKTLATAILGAFNEKETTCHRSMWDVILLFSRGFPDGWTSMNVQKGILNPFWNFLRNGCFGSQQISYPALVLFLDSVPPKSIEGDKFFPEFFKNLWIGKRTSLSTDRTAFFQAFKECFLWSLKNASRFNDGVDSIRNFQVTLVDKVLVKHLWQDFLTAGNMEAYDIINSGKAADSSEETLNKKTVLNTKDPMPYLQELGKSLIEILSGIYVLDRNFMTVFVLELEKNYMGILQQASNVELIERIILFMSLLEQHAVVKGASWPLVYIVGPLLAKSFSIIRSSDTPCTVGLLSVPVSIFGPQKIVQEVFIQNRGYCSSQLSNDELEAEDFMQIFKSIFVPWCLQENKTSTKARLDLLLALLDDEYFSEQWSFIIDYVVNRSSPGCQPGVVDATHAAMLAMLLEKARNEIMNRKKRDYSGHKKGTHAEDWHHEHLESFAISICRSLPPFSASHVQFMCSLIGGSTEGNSTAFLSRSSLILIYKDILRKLISFIQVSPFLWVQNTASVLSDDAKLCVEDDSSLNIVEIAKFALEILDGSFFCLKTLDGESGLVSGILSAIFVIEWESNLIKALDDSLDDKSMIKTKARLSFGEFVCAFRNKLNVQFMKSLCLDSRKRLLNILIQSVRSAVFVEDELINERIISLCFTWVLQILEYVCLNEDEEQTLLHLLLSKGEMWPVFVVPSFSLTKASGHQKFVALIDKLITTIGIDKFILGYSMHKQSTLEVSQEGASPACLAAEILCTWRWPGNSAVSSFLPSLAAYAKRTISPQASLLDETLSILLDGALVYGCNDTKSYVTMWPVPVDEVEGIQAPFLRALVAFLSTLFKEKIWGAEKALSLLELLVNKLFIGEAVNTNCLNILPLLISILLEPLYNDMEPGRDAQPCSSEENFVQNTMIDWLERTLRLPPLVTWKTGQDMENWLQLVIACYPFSAIGGPQAIKPARSVSADERKLLYELFQKQRNVAGESAFVNQLPVVQMLLSELMVVSVGYCLNEFSDEDWDFLFSNLRSWIQSTVVKMEDVAENVNGLVDSSSDNLDLMYKKIEETVLISDPFPIKICENALLSFSLLLKQCKLQQAEEGDNLNTMKSEKLESVKDRILEGILRLLFCTGISEAIVNACFKEAASVIASSRVEYTYFWELVASCVINSSSQARDRAVKSVEFWGLSEGPISSLYAILFTSKPIPLLQFAAYFVLSNEPVISMAVVEDNVSNSDMYAGSDQELTIEEKVHLKQEISSMVEKAPFEVLEMDLLAQQRVNLFLAWSMLISHLCSLPSSSSLRERLIQYIQDSATSVILDCLFQHIPLDISMIQSLKKKDAELSGGLSEAASAATRAITTGSLFTSVESLWPVELVKISSLAGAMYGLMLRVLPAYVRGWFSDLRDRNTSAAIESFTRTCCSPPLIANELSLIKRENYSDENFSVSVSKAANEVVATYTKDETGMDLVIRLPASYPLRPVDVDCTRSLGISETKQRKWLMSMMLFVRNQNGALAEAIGIWKRNFDKEFEGVEECPICYSVIHTTNHSLPRLACKTCKHKFHSACLYKWFSTSHKSSCPLCQSPF; encoded by the exons GTGATATCATCAACATTGCTAGCATTGGCCACACTTCTTGATGTTCT NNNNNNNNNNNNNNNNNNNNNNNNNNNNNNNNNNNNNNNNNNNNNNNNNNNNNNNNNNNNNNNNNNNNNNNNNNNNGCTGTTTCTTTTGCTGAAAAGCTATTAATGGATCATAAAAATTTTCTAGACTTCCTGAAGTCACAAAGACCTGCTATCCGATCAGCTACTTATAACTTGTTGAAGAGcttaataaaaaatataccaCAGGTGATTAATGATGGAAATATAAAAACTCTTGCCACTGCAATTCTTGGTGCTTTCAATGAGAAGGAGACAACTTGTCATCGCTCGATGTGGGATGTAATATTACTTTTCTCTAGAGGATTCCCTGATGGTTGGACCTCCATGAATGTTCAGAAAGGCATACTGAATCCATTTTGGAATTTCCTTAGAAATGGGTGCTTTGGTTCCCAGCAGATTTCATATCCAGCTTTGGTTTTATTCTTGGATAGTGTGCCTCCTAAGTCTATAGAAGGGGATAAATTTTTTCCCGAGTTTTTCAAGAACTTGTGGATAGGAAAGAGAACTTCTCTATCTACAGATAGAACAGCATTTTTCCAGGCTTTCAAAGAATGTTTTCTTTGGTCACTGAAAAATGCGTCAAG ATTTAATGATGGAGTGGACTCAATCAGGAATTTCCAAGTCACTCTTGTTGATAAAGTCCTAGTAAAGCATTTATGGCAGGATTTCCTTACAGCTGGAAACATGGAAGCTTATGACATAATCAATTCAGGAAAAGCTGCAGATTCATCTGAGGAAACTCTTAACAAGAAGACAGTGCTGAATACGAAGGATCCAATGCCCTATTTGCAAGAGTTGGGAAAAAGCCTTATTGAAATCCTTTCAGGAATTTATGTGTTAGATAGGAATTTTATGACTGTTTTTGTTTTGGAACTTGAAAAGAATTACATGGGCATTCTTCAGCAAGCAAGTAATGTGGAGCTCATTGAACGGATCATCTTGTTCATGTCATTGCTGGAGCAACATGCAGTGGTTAAAGGTGCAAGTTGGCCGTTGGTCTATATTGTTGGACCATTGTTGGCAAAGTCTTTCTCGATTATTAGATCATCC GATACTCCATGTACTGTGGGACTTCTATCTGTTCCTGTCTCCATATTTGGACCACAAAAGATAGTCCAAGAAGTTTTTATTCAAAACAGAGGGTACTGTTCTAGTCAGCTTTCAAATGATGAATTGGAAGCTGAGGATTTTATGCAAATCTTCAAGAGTATTTTTGTTCCTTGGTGTCTACAGGAAAATAAAACCTCTACCAAAGCCAGACTGGATTTGTTGTTGGCACTACTAGATGATGAATATTTTTCTGAACAATGGTCTTTCATTATCGACTATGTTGTTAACCGAAGTTCTCCTGGATGCCAACCTGGGGTGGTGGATGCCACCCATGCTGCAATGTTGGCTATGCTCCTTGAAAAAGCAAGGAATGAGATTATGAATAGGAAAAAGAGAGATTATTCAGGTCATAAAAAGGGCACTCATGCTGAAGATTGGCATCATGAACACTTGGAATCATTTGCTATTTCTATTTGCCGTTCTTTGCCTCCTTTTAGTGCTTCTCATGTGCAATTTATGTG CTCTCTTATTGGTGGTTCGACAGAAGGAAATTCTACAGCTTTTCTGTCGAGAAGTTCATTGATTCTCATCTACAAGGACATCCTCCGGAAATTAATAAGTTTTATTCAGGTTTCACCTTTTCTTTGGGTACAGAATACAGCTTCTGTGTTAAGCGATGATGCAAAGTTATGTGTGGAAGATGATAGTTCTCTCAACATTGTTGAGATTGCTAAGTTTGCTCTCGAGATACTTGATGGTAGTTTCTTTTGCCTAAAGACACTTGATGGGGAAAGTGGACTTGTATCAGGAATTCTGTCTGCAATCTTTGTCATTGAGTGGGAGTCTAATTTAATTAAAGCTCTTGATGATTCGCTTGATGACAAATCAATGATTAAAACGAAAGCCAGGTTGTCATTTGGTGAATTTGTGTGCGCTTTCCGCAATAAGTTAAATGTTCAATTTATGAaaagcctttgcttagatagccGCAAGAGGTTGTTGAATATCTTAATTCAATCAGTAAGGTCTGCAGTGTTTGTTGAAGACGAACTAATAAATGAGAGAATCATATCATTGTGCTTTACCTGGGTGCTTCAAATTCTTGAGTACGTCTGTTTGAATGAAGATGAGGAACAAACTCTGCTACATCTGCTGCTTAGCAAGGGTGAAATGTGGCCTGTGTTTGTGGTTCCAAGTTTCAGCTTGACAAAG GCTTCAGGACATCAGAAGTTTGTAGCATTAATTGACAAGTTAATCACGACGATTGGGATTGATAAGTTTATCCTGGGATATTCAATGCACAAGCAATCTACACTTGAAGTAAGTCAAGAGGGTGCCTCTCCTGCTTGTCTAGCTGCTGAAATACTATGTACATGGAGATGGCCAGGGAACAGTGCTGTGTCTTCTTTCTTACCTTCACTTGCTGCATATGCCAAAAGAACTATTTCTCCCCAGGCAAGCCTGTTAGATGAAACATTGAGTATCTTGCTTGATGGCGCTCTTGTTTATGGATGCAATGATACAAAGAGTTATGTTACTATGTGGCCAGTACCAGTTGATGAAGTGGAAGGCATTCAAGCACCATTCTTAAGAGCTCTTGTTGCCTTTCTGTCTACTTTGTTCAAAGAGAAGATATGGGGGGCAGAGAAGGCATTGAGTCTACTTGAGCTCCTTGTAAATAAGCTTTTCATTGGTGAAGCTGTTAATACAAATTGTCTTAACATTCTTCCTTTGCTTATAAGTATACTTCTAGAACCATTGTACAATGATATGGAGCCTGGCAGAGATGCTCAACCTTGTTCTTCAGAAGAAAATTTTGTCCAAAATACTATGATAGACTGGCTGGAGAGGACTCTAAGGCTCCCACCTTTGGTCACGTGGAAAACAGGACAAG ATATGGAAAATTGGCTTCAGTTGGTTATAGCATGTTACCCATTCAGTGCAATAGGTGGTCCTCAAGCGATAAAGCCAGCAAGAAGTGTCAGTGCTGATGAGAGGAAACTTTTGTATGAATTATTCCAGAAGCAAAGGAATGTTGCTGGTGAATCTGCATTTGTCAACCAGCTTCCAGTGGTCCAGATGCTGCTATCAGAACTAATGGTTGTTTCAGTAGGCTATTGCTTGAATGAATTTAGTGATGAAGATTGGGACTTCCTGTTTTCTAACCTAAGGTCTTGGATTCAATCAACAGTTGTTAAGATGGAGGATGTAGCTGAAAATGTAAATGGTCTTGTTGACAGTTCATCGGATAATTTAGATCTGATGTATAAGAAAATTGAGGAAACAGTTTTGATTTCAGATCcatttcctataaagatttgtgAAAATGCTCTGTTGTCATTTTCACTTCTCCTTAAGCAGTGTAAACTTCAACAAGCTGAAGAAGGAGATAATTTGAATACAATGAAATCAGAAAAATTGGAATCTGTTAAAGATCGAATTTTAGAGGGTATCCTTCGCCTATTATTTTGTACTGGCATTTCTGAGGCTATTGTAAATGCATGTTTCAAAGAAGCTGCATCAGTTATTGCATCATCACGTGTTGAATACACCTACTTCTGGGAATTGGTAGCTTCTTGTGTTATTAACTCCTCATCACAAGCTAGGGATAGAGCTGTGAAATCAGTGGAATTTTGGGGATTAAGTGAAGGTCCCATTAGCTCGTTGTATGCTATACTTTTCACTTCGAAGCCAATTCCTTTATTGCAGTTTGCTGCATATTTTGTTCTTTCAAATGAGCCCGTTATAAGCATGGCTGTCGTCGAAGATAATGTTAGTAACTCAGATATGTACGCGGGTAGTGACCAGGAATTAACCATAGAAGAAAAGGTCCATTTGAAACAGGAAATATCTTCCATGGTTGAAAAGGCACCTTTTGAGGTTCTTGAAATGGACTTACTTGCACAACAACGA GTAAACCTCTTCCTTGCTTGGTCAATGTTGATATCACATCTATGTTCATTGCCTTCATCATCATCTTTGAGGGAGAGACTGATCCAGTACATACAAGACTCTGCTACTTCAGTTATCTTAGATTGTCTTTTTCAGCATATTCCTCTAGATATTTCCATGATTcagagtttgaaaaagaaagatgcaGAGCTTTCTGGTGGTTTATCAGAAGCTGCAAGTGCTGCCACCCGTGCCATAACAACTGGTTCGTTGTTTACTTCTGTGGAATCTCTCTGGCCTGTtgaattggtgaaaatttcatCTCTTGCTGGTGCAATGTATGGCTTGATGCTTCGTGTTCTTCCTGCATATGTACGTGGTTGGTTCAGTGATTTGCGTGATCGTAACACTTCAGCTGCTATTGAATCCTTTACGAGGACTTGCTGTAGCCCTCCTCTCATTgcaaatgaattgtcattg ATTAAGAGGGAAAACTATTCTGATGAGAATTTCTCAGTTAGTGTAAGCAAAGCAGCAAATGAGGTGGTTGCTACTTACACAAAGGATGAAACGGGAATGGATTTAGTCATTCGCCTGCCAGCATCTTATCCGCTAAGGCCTGTAGACGTTGATTGTACAAGGAGCCTAGGGATAAGTGAGACCAAGCAAAGGAAATGGTTGATGTCAATGATGCTATTTGTTCGTAATCAG AATGGAGCTTTAGCAGAAGCTATAGGAATTTGGAAGCGCAATTTTGATAAAGAATTTGAAGGTGTTGAGGAGTGCCCAATCTGTTACAGTGTCATCCACACTACCAACCACAGCCTTCCTCGCCTTGCTTGCAAGACGTGCAAACACAAATTTCATTCTGCTTGTCTTTATAAATGGTTTTCAACTTCTCACAAATCGTCTTGCCCATTGTGTCAGTCTCCCTTCTGA
- the LOC107606901 gene encoding wound-induced protein 1-like gives MVVPEIIEEKERNKRIIRDLYKAIISKDADKLHLLLAPNLEWWFHGPQRHRHHLIPLLTCTSSSASSSNPFVPHLIEEFGLVIIAEGYDKVNNVWWVHAWTITVDGVITQIREYLNTSVIVTKLRKHLDADDDDACYSSMGHCVWKSKLVDDSVPGIILAI, from the coding sequence ATGGTGGTGCCTGAAATAATAGAGGAAAAAGAGCGCAACAAGAGAATCATCAGAGACTTATACAAAGCCATAATCTCCAAAGACGCGGACAAATTGCATCTCCTTCTTGCCCCAAACTTAGAATGGTGGTTCCATGGCCCACAACGTCATCGCCACCATTTGATTCCGTTGCTAACATgcacttcttcttcagcatcaTCATCAAACCCTTTTGTTCCTCATCTCATAGAAGAGTTTGGATTGGTGATTATCGCTGAAGGGTACGATAAGGTGAACAACGTGTGGTGGGTGCATGCATGGACTATTACCGTTGACGGGGTCATTACTCAGATCAGAGAGTATCTCAACACTTCGGTGATTGTCACTAAGCTTAGGAAGCATTTGgatgctgatgatgatgatgcttgTTACTCTTCCATGGGTCATTGCGTTTGGAAGAGCAAGCTCGTTGATGACTCTGTGCCTGGAATTATTCTTGCAATATAG